A segment of the Rhodoflexus caldus genome:
TACAGAATGCCTCATGCGTATCGGGGTAAGTGGAAATACAAACCGCATCGGGGCGGGTAGTCCGCAGTGCTTCGTCATAGTCGCTGAAGAGCAGATAGCCGCCCCCCAGTTGCTTATTGAGAATTTCTTTGGTGCGCCCGGAAGATACCAACCCGCAAATTTCAAATCCTTCTATGGCTTGGTAGGCTTTGGCGTGGGATGCGCCCATATTGCCGCAACCGACTACTAATACGCGAATCATGAGTGTATGCAATTTTTTTGAGGCAAAGTACGATTTTTATCGCTACTTCCATATTTTCCATTGGGGTATTCGCCGCGCATAATCTCTGGCGCATTGCGTTTTATAGCTTTCCCATTTGCCTCTGTTAATTACATTGATAGGATGGTCAATGTGTATAGGGTCATCCTTGCTGAAATCGCCGCCCCATCTTAAATCTTTGTCATTTCTTATGCTTTTAATAAAATCCTGAACGTTTTCAGGTAAGTTATTCAGCTTTTTTCGTTTCAGGTGGTGCGCAAAATAGGTGGTTCCGTTG
Coding sequences within it:
- a CDS encoding M15 family metallopeptidase, encoding MIINQAYRVDGREVSRAIVEPGKLSNHLAGFAIDFNIESNGTTYFAHHLKRKKLNNLPENVQDFIKSIRNDKDLRWGGDFSKDDPIHIDHPINVINRGKWESYKTQCARDYARRIPQWKIWK